DNA sequence from the bacterium genome:
ACGGCACCGGCTACCCTCTCAACCTCTCTGGAGAGGGGATCCCCCTCGCCGCGAGACTGATCAACATCGCCGATTCCTATGACGCCATGATCTCAGACCGCACCTACAGGCACTCGATGAGACCCCAACAGGCCCTTTCAGAGATTGAACGCTGCGCCGGGACCCAGTTCGATCCCGACCTGGTACCCGCCTTTATCTCAGTGGTCAGCCAGGCTGCTGCGATGGGAATGTAGGAAACTATCGATTTCAGACTTCAGATTGCCCTTCCCCTTCGGTTGTGTCCCC
Encoded proteins:
- a CDS encoding phosphohydrolase, translating into GTGYPLNLSGEGIPLAARLINIADSYDAMISDRTYRHSMRPQQALSEIERCAGTQFDPDLVPAFISVVSQAAAMGM